The segment AAGATGGCAATCTGGCCAGTGCCTATGCAAGTGGCAATGCCTCTAGCTACTTAATTAAAGACGGAAGCAACTCGTATGTCATGAACAAAAGCTACGGTGAAGCTTACTTTAAAGTAGGTAACTATACGCAGAGTAATGCAAACGAAGAAGGCAGTGATACAGGCAACCCAAATAACTATGGGGAGGTCTTAGTATATGACTTCTCTGTGTCACATCAATAGCAACCAGCACACAAACAAAAAGGAGGCTGTCTCAAAGTATGAGATAGCCTCCTTTTTCATTTCTACTCTAGCATCTTCACTGTATGTATCACCGCATTTACACGTGTCCGCCTGAGGAGGGAAATGCTCCCACGTTGCTCTACTCAAAATAGAAAGGAGTAGTCTCAGACATACACCTAGGGTTTTCCTTCCATTCTATGATCAGGTGGGGGGGCGTGGTTATTACTAATATGGTTTGGGTTCTTGTTTGACGTGACGGATTCTCAATATTCGTATTTGAGTATCTGTTACCCGATAAGCTACTCTATAACTATGTGTTTCAAAAGCTCTATGATCTCCTTTATTCTCTGATTTAAACTTATCTGGGGGATATCGTTCTGGTTGTTCTTGTATCCCTTCAATCGCAGATAAAACTGCGGCTTCAACTAGTTCAGCATTTTGATAAGATTCTAGACTGATATTTTTAAGTGCGCTAGCAAAAGACTTTGAGGGTCTTGTGTTCCAGACTATTTTTTTCTCCATGCACTGATTTCCTTGACCGCTTGCTGATGTGTTATGTATTCTCCTCTATCAATGGCTGCATCAGCCTCATCCAATTCCTTGTTGTATTGTTCGATACTGATGTGTTGATGCTCTTCTTTCCACTTGGATAGTTCCTTGATTATTTTTTGATCATGGACAGTAGCGAGCCACTCCATTAATTCCAGTTTTAAAGCTTGTGCAGTAGTCATATTAAAATGCTTTTATACAAAGTAACGATTTATCTTCATATTTTGATCTATTTATAGGGGGTGATATTGCTGTACTTCTTCAATCTGGTAGTTGTTGTCAAACACTAGGTAGTTGAGATAGACCTTGGGTGCGTTAGCGGGGGGACAATAAAACCTCCTATCTCTCAAAGGCTTTGTATTTTCTTCACCGCAATGCAATTGCTGTTTTTCCACCACTTTCCAAAATGTTTCAGTCGCATCACAGATGCGCCCGAGCTGGAATAAATTTCCATCCCTTTATTTTTTCGACAATAATCCAGACTCTCCAACATCAAATCAAAATACCTGTCTCGCACAAATACATCCAACCAATAAACCGTGGCAAAACTGATAAAATACAATCCCTCCGGATTATGAAACTTGTATTTCCTACTCATTACCTAAATCTAATTGATCCAAAGTAATATCTGTTGACTTTCTATCTCAAGAACGTAAAGCACAAGCTACAAGCTTGCGCCAGCGGGGTAGTCTCAGACATACGACTAGGGTTTTTCTTCTATTCTAAGATCAGGTGGGGGAGTTTCTGTTATATAATTAGCTATTTCAAATAATCAATTTCAAACTCCGTACTATAATAATGGGTATCATATTTAATACTATAGGTGCCGAATCCATAATTATCAAGGTCAAACTCAACAATGCTCCCTTCAGAATACTGACTTTCAAAAACGGTTCTCCCTTCCTTTCTTATTTTCAACTCAATTAAACCACCTTCCGTACGGAATAAAACAACATTGTTACTTCTAGAAGAGACCTCAAAATCACCCCCAGAATAATCACTATTCAAAATTTTTGCATACCTTTTTATTACATATCTATAATCCTTAACCAAACCTTTTTGCCTAACTCCAAAAGTAATAAACCAATATGGGTACTTTTCAGAAGCCTCTTTCGGAAACAGAATATCCAATTCAGTTTTCTTCTTCAAACTAATTATTTGACCATTCCATCTTTCAGATTCATAATAAACTTCCCCCAGATTGTTATCAATCTCAATTTTAACCAACTCACCCTTTATCTTATTGAAGTTTATACTAAGCACAAGTGTGTCTTTATCTGCAAAGTCATTTAGAGATAATTGCATATTATCAATTTCACCATTGACCTTTGATAAGATTTGAGCATTCAAATCCATCACAATGGATTGTAGCAAAGTCAACAACACAACTAGCCTTTTAATATGTTCTATCATATGTGTCTCTCTTTTCTATCTTATTAAAAATCCTGAACCTGTTTTTTTCTGTCCGAATTACATCAGTTTCATTAACGGCTCTTTGTTCTTCTTCAGGGGCAGTTTTTCCTGCTTTACCTTTTTCGATTGCAACTGCATGAGAAATTTCATGATCAATACCTGTTCCAACGTTTATTATATCACCTTTCTTTTGGAAATCCTTCATTTGATCTAAATCCAATCTTATAAGTGTACCATCGCCCTCTCCGTTATTATGATTATTCGCTGGTTTATTTCCCCTCCATTCATCTATCTCTTTTTGTCCATCGCCCTCTGGAAAAACCATATCTCCATTTTCATTAAACTCAACTTTTGGTGGTTCTGGTCTATCATTTTCCCATTTCTCCAATCCAGCTGGTACTACCTTGCTTTTCCTTCCACTGTTATTTTGGATTACGTGTAAATTTGCATCCTTCCCCATTAGAGTTTTAATGTTAGACCTAGCTTTTTTTGACAAAACAAAACTCGCAGCCATATTTGCAACCACCCTCATTTTGAATAACAAATTCGTAGATTTATTGTCTGCAAACCGAATTTCTTTCCCATCGGGATCAACATATTTCAAAGGGTTATTAGCTACATAATTGTATGGTGACAAATTTTTATACCTATCAGCTAATGGATCAATATTGAACCATCTAGCTAACGATGGATCTAACATCCTAGCCCCATAATCATACCACCCAGTCTCTTCCAGTTCCTCTTTCCCGTTGAACTTAAAAAGATTTTCAATACCGCTCGAATACGAGTTAAAAGTAAGCCCAAAAGGATAGTAATCATCCTTCTGCACAATGGGTGTGTGCTGCTGTACTACTTTGAAATCGTCAAAGAACACATCGATCGGATCGGTCGTGCCGTTTTCGTTCGATAGGTAAATATAGACATATCCTGCTTCTGCTATCGTGATGCTGTGAGACAAATGTTCATGATCGACATCTGTCCCATCCTCAGCTGCTGCCTCTGTCACTTGCTGGAAACCTGACTGGCCCAGTACCAGTTGGTAGTTGTTGTCAAACACCAGGATCGATGGCAGTTGATTTTGGATTGACCCTTACTTCAGCTCCCATGTAAGCTTACATCAGATCCCAAGATAGCTTACATGGAGGCTCAAGTAAGCTTACTTAGAGGGTCATATAAGCTATCATGAAGGCTATAGTAAGCTTACTTTAGAGTACTGCCTCCCAAACTACCTTAAAATCCTCGTTTAGAAGGAGATAGGGTATGAAAATCCTCTCGTTTTTTTAACATGTTTTGACCTAGTCAAAGTCTCAAATGTTACTCCACAGTCACAGATTTGGCCAAATTTCTTGGCTGATCGACATTGCAACCTCGCATGATAGCTATGTGATAGCTCAACAATTGCAGAGGAACGACAGAAACCAACGGCATCAGTGCTTCATCACATTTTGGCACTTCGATCACGTAATCTGCCATCTTGGGGATCAAAACATCCCCCTCTGTGACTACTGCTATGACAATACCCTTTCTTGCTTTGACTTCTTGGATGTTTGATACGATCTTGTCATACGAACTGTCTCTTGTCGCGATTACCACCACTGGCATTTCTTCATCAATCAAAGCAATCGGCCCATGCTTCATCTCTGCGGCAGGGTATCCTTCTGCATGGATATAAGAAATCTCCTTAAGCTTCAAAGCACCTTCAAGAGCAACTGGGAAATTGTACCCTCTACCCAAGTACAAAAAGTTGCGCGCGTCTTTGAAGAGACTGGCGATGTATTCAATCTTATCATTGCTAGCCAATACCTTTCTGATTTTGTCAGGAATACAAGCAAGGTCTGTCAACAATTCTTTGAGTCTAGCATCAGTGATAGTCTTTTTCCTGACCGCCACCGACAGAATAATCATGATCAAAACAGAAAGTTGACCTGTAAATGCTTTTGTACTAGCCACACCTATCTCTGGGCCTGTGTGCAAATAGGCTCCTTCGTGTGAAGCTCTTGAGATAGAGGACCCTACTACGTTGACCACACCTAGGATGATAGCCCCCCTCGACTTGGCCAGCTCTATGGCAGCCAAAGTATCGGCCGTTTCTCCTGATTGAGAAATAGCAATCACCACATCTCCTTTATTGATAACGGGGTTTCGGTACCTAAACTCAGAGGCATATTCTACCTCAACAGGGATTCTACAGAATTCTTCGAAGAGATATTCTGCGACCAAGCCAGAGTGCCAGCTGGTACCGCAGGCGATGATGATGATTCGATTGGCCTCCGTCAAAGCATCCGCATATTCTCTGATACCTCCAAGTGTGATTTTTGAGTTCTTGGCATCTAATCTACCCCTCATACTGTCCGCGATCGAATTGGGCTGCTCAAATATCTCTTTGAGCATGAAATGCTCGTATCCACCCTTTTCGATTTCATCCAGCTCCAACTCCACCTTTTGGATGTAGGGTGTGAGTTCTTCATTCTCAATGCTTGTGATCTTAAACCCGTCACGGTTGATTACAGCAATTTCTTCGTCGTTCAGATATACTACTTCATCAGTATATTCAATGATAGGTGTAGCATCTGATGCAACAAAGTATTCTTCCTTACCTATACCCAATACCATGGGACTACCTTTCCTAGCGGCAATCAGTTGATCAGGGTTGTCTTGATCCATGATCACTATGGCATATGCTCCCTCAATGGTAAACAGTGCCTGACGAACAGCAGCTTCTAGAGAAAGGTTGTTGTGTGTTTTGATATCTTCGATGAAAGTGATCAACACCTCTGTATCCGTCTCACTTACAAAAGAGTACCCTTTGGATATCAATTCCTTTTTGAGCGCATTGTAATTTTCAATAATCCCATTGTGGATGATCGAAAGTTGCTTGCTGCTGGAGAAATGTGGGTGAGCATTGATATCGTTTGGTTCTCCATGCGTTGCCCAACGAGTGTGTCCTATTCCAATCGTGCTTTTCAACGACTTCCCTGCCAATGAATTCTCTAACTCAGCAACCTTCCCTACCTTTTTAAATATCTGCAACTGACCATCCTGGTGTACGGAGACACCTGTACTGTCATAGCCACGATATTCCAATCTTTTGAGTCCTTTGATGATCAGAGGGTAAGCTTCTTGATTACCAAGATAAGCGACTATACCACACATGCGCCTTAATTAGGTTTTGAATAAAATACTTTTACTTTGATCCCGTCCTTTGGGATTACTGTTTGGTTCACTTTGCCCAGATCTACTGGCATGACCACTACTTTGTTGTACACTTCCTCATTTACATCCTCTGGTTCAGCGAAAATATACCCGTTAGCAATCGAATGACCAAAAAATGTGGCAGCACCACGATAAGAAAAACTAGTTGTGTCAATAGCCAAACTCAACAAATCCAGTGCTCCTGTCAAATACCCAATATCTTTCAAAACCCCAGTATTGTATATATCATTTGTTGTTAGACCTTGGACATTTATCTGAGTGCTATCGCCCACAAAATAAAGTCTCACTTGAGACACTTTTTCATCGAGCGTAGTTTCCTCTCCGTCTGTAGGCAGTTCAAATTCCAAATTATTGATCTGAATCAGTTCTTGCTCATCACCACGAAGAAAATCAACAAGAGGTTGCATATCGATTTTCGGATAAATACCAGCTGCCGCATTGAGATAGACATTGCCATCATCCACATCGAAATTCCCAAGATTAGTTATACCTGTACCTATCAAACTACCTGTTCGGTCCGTCGTAATTTTATTATACTTTGCAGCAGATGCAGAGAGCGAAAAATTAACTGCAAGACTATCGAAGTAAACTGAGTCGGCTTTGTTACTATCTGGTCCCACGATATGATAATGCACATTGAGTGCAGTATATCCTGTAGAGGTAAACCCAATAATTGACGTATTATCATCTCCCCCTCCAATGGCAATACCTTTGAAATCAGTAGCAAGCAGAGTAGCTCTATTAGATTGTCTGGCAATATCAAACAATCGATCGCCCCATTCCCTTTTCAAATAGAACTTGACAGTATCCACAGTTTCATTCACAATAGAATCTAAGCGCGGTACAAACGAAAATTCATTTCCAGCTTCGAGAGGTAAAATAGGCGTGTTAAATTTTGACAAATAGTAAACACCTGAAAATAGTTGATCATCGACTTCATAGACACGAATGGTCTGCGCCTTTATAGACTCCTTGCTATGGATATAATCATACCCCAAAGTCAATACTGTCGAATCCACTACATAAGAGTACCAAAGTGTATCTACAACCAATGGAGACGTAGATACAGTATCCAGTTTGAACCCTAGACTTTGAATCCCAGATGTCGTAGACAGTTGATTGTACGACATAGCACTAGTCTTGCCATACACATCATCCGTGACTGACCCTACCAACAACCTAGTATTTCCACTGGTTCTAAGGCTATCAATAAAGACATTTTGCGCAGGCAAGTATATTTCTTCATAAAAAACTCCTGATGCCACGCCATCAGGATCCAATCCCAAGCCAACTTCACTAGGATCCTCACACGAAAAAATGAAAAAGGCTGCGAATGTCAACAGCCCTAAACAATTTTTATCCAACAAGCTCATTATATAAATTGTAGTACGAATCTAAGTAGTTAGCGTCTTTTTGTATTGTTTCAACTTTTTTGTTCTTTGGTGCATTATTAATCAACTTGTCAATAATGTCACCAGCTTCTTCTTTGGACTTGATCACAGCATCTGCATACTCCATACCCAACCTTACGAATCCCTCAAAGTCTGCTGATCTTAAATGATCCAACATGCTTTCATCGATATCCATCATCATCGCCTTGCTGATCAAATCATCATTGAACTTGTGCTCAAAAGAGTTCCCATAGATGTTGTAGATAGATTTAGCATTTTTGAAAATCGGATCGTTTTTGTAGGTTGTCTTCAAATACAACGGGATGAAACTAGTCATCCAATCATTGCAATGAA is part of the Reichenbachiella agarivorans genome and harbors:
- a CDS encoding DUF4270 domain-containing protein; this encodes MSLLDKNCLGLLTFAAFFIFSCEDPSEVGLGLDPDGVASGVFYEEIYLPAQNVFIDSLRTSGNTRLLVGSVTDDVYGKTSAMSYNQLSTTSGIQSLGFKLDTVSTSPLVVDTLWYSYVVDSTVLTLGYDYIHSKESIKAQTIRVYEVDDQLFSGVYYLSKFNTPILPLEAGNEFSFVPRLDSIVNETVDTVKFYLKREWGDRLFDIARQSNRATLLATDFKGIAIGGGDDNTSIIGFTSTGYTALNVHYHIVGPDSNKADSVYFDSLAVNFSLSASAAKYNKITTDRTGSLIGTGITNLGNFDVDDGNVYLNAAAGIYPKIDMQPLVDFLRGDEQELIQINNLEFELPTDGEETTLDEKVSQVRLYFVGDSTQINVQGLTTNDIYNTGVLKDIGYLTGALDLLSLAIDTTSFSYRGAATFFGHSIANGYIFAEPEDVNEEVYNKVVVMPVDLGKVNQTVIPKDGIKVKVFYSKPN
- a CDS encoding RHS repeat domain-containing protein, which gives rise to MTEAAAEDGTDVDHEHLSHSITIAEAGYVYIYLSNENGTTDPIDVFFDDFKVVQQHTPIVQKDDYYPFGLTFNSYSSGIENLFKFNGKEELEETGWYDYGARMLDPSLARWFNIDPLADRYKNLSPYNYVANNPLKYVDPDGKEIRFADNKSTNLLFKMRVVANMAASFVLSKKARSNIKTLMGKDANLHVIQNNSGRKSKVVPAGLEKWENDRPEPPKVEFNENGDMVFPEGDGQKEIDEWRGNKPANNHNNGEGDGTLIRLDLDQMKDFQKKGDIINVGTGIDHEISHAVAIEKGKAGKTAPEEEQRAVNETDVIRTEKNRFRIFNKIEKRDTYDRTY
- a CDS encoding type II toxin-antitoxin system RelE/ParE family toxin — protein: MEKKIVWNTRPSKSFASALKNISLESYQNAELVEAAVLSAIEGIQEQPERYPPDKFKSENKGDHRAFETHSYRVAYRVTDTQIRILRIRHVKQEPKPY
- the glmS gene encoding glutamine--fructose-6-phosphate transaminase (isomerizing), which gives rise to MCGIVAYLGNQEAYPLIIKGLKRLEYRGYDSTGVSVHQDGQLQIFKKVGKVAELENSLAGKSLKSTIGIGHTRWATHGEPNDINAHPHFSSSKQLSIIHNGIIENYNALKKELISKGYSFVSETDTEVLITFIEDIKTHNNLSLEAAVRQALFTIEGAYAIVIMDQDNPDQLIAARKGSPMVLGIGKEEYFVASDATPIIEYTDEVVYLNDEEIAVINRDGFKITSIENEELTPYIQKVELELDEIEKGGYEHFMLKEIFEQPNSIADSMRGRLDAKNSKITLGGIREYADALTEANRIIIIACGTSWHSGLVAEYLFEEFCRIPVEVEYASEFRYRNPVINKGDVVIAISQSGETADTLAAIELAKSRGAIILGVVNVVGSSISRASHEGAYLHTGPEIGVASTKAFTGQLSVLIMIILSVAVRKKTITDARLKELLTDLACIPDKIRKVLASNDKIEYIASLFKDARNFLYLGRGYNFPVALEGALKLKEISYIHAEGYPAAEMKHGPIALIDEEMPVVVIATRDSSYDKIVSNIQEVKARKGIVIAVVTEGDVLIPKMADYVIEVPKCDEALMPLVSVVPLQLLSYHIAIMRGCNVDQPRNLAKSVTVE